Proteins encoded by one window of Swingsia samuiensis:
- a CDS encoding ATP-binding protein: protein MRFIPSSLLTRTSLLLIAGLAIIEATGLGIHALDGFYMAKREQIHEYQFRLFSIYRTVAEAAPDTRQDALNDLVIPPEITAFLSNKPDDDIKSAPISPSFFHPDHFMMEHAHPFHPFDFPGHFPPFMGPPPPPFPEQNCHLTSLLMPPELQVFNPCFMPPPPLPEKYSPVFKHSPYLHPTPFNHFLPFPLRSLLPSHLYPQTIWAGQILRTYSTSLLLPDGKVWLIVRYTMPFPNPFSSPTFMVAFLVMAICGSALIVWAVRRLITPVTTLANAVETLGKDIHNSVTLPENGASEIKRAAIAFNTMVTRVRRIIRDRTIMLTAIGHDLRTPITRLKLRAEFINDDELRNKILADLDEMEAMVASTLVFGRENSSHETPTTFDLCVLLQTIVDETIESHPEQENKLLFQAPSNPIFIQTRSIALKRALNNLILNALKYAGNAAISVIIPPHPQDKTSPIQVIIEDNGPGLPEEALERVFEPFVRIETSRNRETGGTGLGLSITQSIIQAQGGNITLQNRPQGGLKAIITIAQSIRR, encoded by the coding sequence ATGCGCTTTATTCCTAGCTCTCTTCTTACACGCACAAGTCTTCTTCTGATTGCTGGTTTGGCCATTATTGAGGCAACTGGGTTAGGAATCCATGCTCTTGATGGCTTCTACATGGCCAAACGCGAGCAAATACATGAATATCAATTCCGACTTTTTTCTATTTATCGAACCGTGGCTGAAGCTGCGCCAGATACCCGGCAAGATGCCCTCAATGATTTAGTCATCCCTCCGGAAATTACGGCTTTTCTCTCCAACAAGCCTGACGATGACATTAAAAGTGCTCCCATCTCTCCATCCTTTTTTCATCCTGATCATTTTATGATGGAGCATGCACATCCATTTCACCCTTTTGATTTTCCTGGACATTTTCCGCCTTTTATGGGGCCTCCCCCTCCTCCATTCCCCGAACAGAACTGCCACCTTACCTCTCTCTTAATGCCTCCAGAGTTGCAGGTTTTTAACCCTTGTTTTATGCCTCCACCGCCTTTGCCGGAAAAATATAGCCCTGTTTTCAAACATAGCCCTTACCTGCATCCAACTCCATTCAATCACTTCCTTCCTTTCCCGTTACGCTCACTCCTGCCTTCTCATCTATACCCTCAAACAATATGGGCTGGGCAAATTCTAAGAACATACTCCACCTCCCTGCTTCTGCCAGACGGAAAGGTGTGGCTTATCGTCCGTTATACAATGCCCTTCCCTAACCCTTTTAGCTCCCCAACTTTTATGGTGGCTTTTCTTGTTATGGCCATTTGTGGAAGTGCCCTCATTGTATGGGCTGTACGGCGCCTTATTACTCCTGTAACCACACTCGCCAATGCAGTGGAAACACTTGGTAAAGATATACATAATTCCGTAACGCTTCCTGAAAACGGTGCTTCTGAAATTAAACGCGCAGCTATTGCCTTTAATACGATGGTCACACGCGTACGACGGATTATACGAGATCGAACAATTATGCTCACAGCCATTGGGCATGATTTACGCACCCCCATTACCCGCCTCAAATTACGTGCTGAATTCATTAATGATGATGAATTACGCAACAAAATTTTAGCTGATTTAGACGAAATGGAAGCAATGGTTGCCTCAACTCTCGTCTTCGGTCGCGAAAACTCTTCCCATGAAACCCCAACAACGTTTGATTTATGTGTTCTCTTACAAACGATCGTCGATGAAACTATTGAAAGCCACCCAGAGCAGGAAAATAAGCTCCTTTTCCAAGCGCCTTCAAACCCTATCTTTATTCAAACGCGTTCAATCGCTCTGAAACGTGCTTTAAACAATCTTATTTTAAATGCTTTAAAATATGCCGGGAACGCAGCAATTTCTGTTATTATTCCCCCCCATCCTCAGGATAAAACGAGCCCTATTCAAGTTATTATAGAAGACAATGGGCCAGGTCTGCCTGAAGAAGCACTAGAGCGTGTTTTCGAACCATTCGTGCGGATTGAAACCAGTCGAAACAGGGAAACGGGAGGAACAGGTCTTGGCCTCTCTATTACTCAATCGATTATTCAAGCTCAAGGCGGTAATATTACTCTTCAAAACCGGCCACAAGGTGGTCTTAAAGCCATCATTACAATCGCCCAGAGCATTAGAAGATAA
- a CDS encoding pseudoazurin, with translation MKKSSLLNALIIVLCLPFIAHAKTVDVKMISNGPNGERGFVPAVVYLHSGDSVHFIAQDFGHNAVSIPGMLPEGAKPFAGQMSQDLTVRFSKAGIYGYKCLPHYFMGMVGLVVVDNKNNEQAVKNIEQPGAAKEAFDKLFSQVDQKKF, from the coding sequence ATGAAAAAAAGCTCTCTCTTAAACGCTTTAATCATCGTTCTATGTTTGCCGTTTATCGCACATGCAAAAACGGTAGATGTAAAAATGATTAGCAATGGCCCTAATGGAGAAAGAGGTTTTGTTCCCGCGGTGGTGTACCTCCATTCGGGAGATTCTGTTCATTTTATCGCTCAGGATTTCGGGCATAACGCCGTCTCTATTCCTGGAATGTTGCCAGAAGGTGCAAAACCCTTTGCAGGTCAAATGAGTCAGGATTTGACGGTTCGTTTTTCTAAAGCCGGTATCTATGGGTATAAATGCTTGCCTCATTACTTTATGGGAATGGTTGGTCTTGTTGTTGTTGACAATAAAAACAATGAGCAGGCTGTTAAAAATATAGAGCAACCGGGGGCAGCAAAAGAAGCTTTTGATAAGCTTTTTTCTCAGGTTGATCAGAAAAAGTTTTAA
- the katG gene encoding catalase/peroxidase HPI — MKMLRIGAALLIASTTLTSLAPMAMADGVERPNEFYWPSRLNLDPLRFHDSESDPYGAGYDKSYPKKFETLNLKEVRADILKLLTTSQDWWPADYGNYGPFFIRLAWHNAGTYRTLDGRGGEEGAQQRFAELNSWPDNQSLDKARRLLWPIKQKYGEKLSWGDLIVLTGDVALDSMGFKTLGFVGGRPDDWQSELVYWGPGTTFFPSKKAIQAHIDSDGKAHLEKPLAATNKGLIYVNPEGPGGVPDPTLAAKMIRLAFGRMAMDDEETVALIAGGHTFGKAHGAAPTSCAGPAPEGAPVEQQGLGWANHCVKGKPKATDAITSGLEGAWSADPIHFTTQYIDNLLGHDWVKTKSPAGATQWVPKDAQNVVPDASEPKNPAKMHPLMMFTTDIALKTDPAYRKIIERWSKNPNEFADAFARAWFKLVVRDMGPKSRYFGNEVPNQTFLWQDPLPKADYKQINQADIRELKKAIASSGLSDREMIKTAWAAAASHRTTDHRGGANGARLALMPQNGWAVNDPEELKSVLPKLEKVRDQFNAGHHAGRKVSLADVIVLAGSVGLEQAAKQAGVSIQVPFAPGRVDATQAQTDVTAFNALEPKADAFRNYYRSVPDEKSPTEMLVDRASTLDLTIPEMTVLLGGMRSLDVNTAHSQNGVLTNHPGTLNNDFLENVLSMDTRWEKSAEQPGVFQGFDRKTGQKRWTATAVDLIFGANAELRATAEVYASADSKPKFYADFVKAWTKVMNLDRFDLQR; from the coding sequence ATGAAAATGTTACGTATTGGTGCGGCTTTACTTATTGCCAGCACAACACTTACATCTTTAGCGCCGATGGCAATGGCGGATGGCGTAGAGAGACCTAATGAGTTTTATTGGCCTAGTCGGTTGAATCTCGATCCACTACGGTTTCATGATTCTGAGTCAGATCCATATGGTGCGGGATACGATAAAAGCTACCCCAAAAAATTCGAAACATTAAATTTAAAAGAAGTCCGGGCGGATATTTTAAAGCTTCTGACAACATCGCAAGATTGGTGGCCTGCAGACTACGGTAATTATGGTCCGTTCTTTATTCGTCTTGCTTGGCATAATGCTGGAACCTATCGCACTCTTGACGGACGAGGGGGAGAAGAAGGCGCTCAACAGCGTTTTGCTGAGCTAAATAGCTGGCCAGATAACCAGAGCTTGGATAAAGCGCGGCGTCTTTTGTGGCCCATCAAGCAAAAGTACGGTGAGAAGCTGTCATGGGGTGATTTGATCGTTCTGACAGGTGACGTTGCTCTTGATTCAATGGGCTTTAAGACACTTGGGTTCGTTGGTGGCCGTCCTGACGATTGGCAGTCTGAACTTGTTTATTGGGGACCAGGAACAACATTTTTCCCATCTAAAAAAGCTATTCAGGCTCACATCGACTCAGATGGAAAAGCTCACCTTGAAAAGCCTCTTGCTGCAACAAATAAAGGCTTAATTTACGTTAATCCAGAAGGTCCGGGTGGCGTTCCAGATCCAACTCTTGCTGCAAAGATGATCCGTTTAGCCTTTGGTCGTATGGCGATGGATGATGAAGAAACTGTGGCTTTGATTGCAGGGGGCCATACTTTTGGGAAAGCACATGGTGCAGCACCAACGTCTTGTGCGGGGCCCGCTCCTGAAGGTGCGCCTGTTGAGCAACAAGGTTTAGGTTGGGCTAACCATTGCGTAAAGGGTAAGCCGAAAGCGACCGATGCTATAACCAGCGGCCTTGAAGGGGCTTGGTCGGCCGATCCAATCCACTTTACAACACAATATATTGATAACTTGCTTGGTCATGATTGGGTAAAAACCAAGAGTCCTGCTGGAGCAACTCAGTGGGTCCCAAAAGATGCACAGAACGTTGTTCCTGATGCGAGTGAGCCTAAAAATCCGGCAAAAATGCATCCACTTATGATGTTCACAACGGATATCGCATTGAAAACGGACCCTGCGTATCGGAAGATTATTGAGCGTTGGTCCAAAAATCCAAATGAATTTGCGGACGCTTTTGCACGTGCATGGTTCAAGCTTGTTGTTCGTGATATGGGGCCAAAATCACGTTACTTCGGTAATGAAGTTCCAAACCAAACGTTCTTGTGGCAAGATCCGCTTCCTAAAGCTGACTATAAACAGATCAATCAGGCTGATATTCGCGAGTTGAAAAAAGCGATTGCATCTTCTGGCTTGTCTGATCGTGAAATGATCAAAACAGCTTGGGCTGCTGCGGCTTCTCATCGCACAACAGACCATAGAGGTGGTGCAAACGGTGCGCGTTTAGCTCTGATGCCTCAAAATGGTTGGGCTGTGAATGATCCTGAAGAGTTAAAGTCTGTACTTCCTAAACTCGAGAAAGTGCGTGATCAATTCAACGCAGGCCATCATGCGGGGCGTAAGGTTTCCTTGGCAGACGTAATTGTCTTGGCAGGAAGTGTTGGTTTGGAACAGGCTGCAAAACAAGCGGGTGTAAGCATTCAGGTGCCATTTGCACCGGGGCGTGTGGATGCAACTCAAGCCCAAACGGATGTGACTGCGTTTAATGCGCTTGAACCAAAAGCTGATGCATTCCGTAACTATTATCGCTCAGTCCCCGATGAAAAATCTCCGACAGAGATGTTAGTAGATCGTGCCAGTACGTTGGATCTGACCATTCCAGAAATGACAGTTCTTCTCGGCGGTATGCGTTCTTTGGATGTGAACACAGCACATTCTCAGAATGGTGTTTTAACAAACCATCCGGGCACATTGAATAACGACTTCCTTGAGAATGTTTTAAGCATGGATACGCGTTGGGAAAAATCTGCTGAGCAGCCAGGTGTTTTCCAAGGGTTTGATCGCAAAACGGGTCAAAAACGTTGGACAGCGACAGCCGTGGATCTGATCTTTGGGGCAAATGCAGAGCTACGTGCCACTGCCGAAGTTTATGCATCGGCTGATTCAAAACCTAAATTCTATGCAGATTTTGTTAAGGCATGGACGAAGGTTATGAATTTGGACCGCTTTGATCTTCAGCGCTAA